From Lolium perenne isolate Kyuss_39 chromosome 5, Kyuss_2.0, whole genome shotgun sequence, a single genomic window includes:
- the LOC127299710 gene encoding uncharacterized protein produces MHDMYPIQSTAGSRQHAGQLTADLQDEVARYTRQVSSAPLLQRDQHVSWLRRLEDKLRGIYSAITCSRSSDVVQHHLLPPRPSTQQQRRPHLTPTVTPRPPPPGRAGGSSWQQHTPSVDDYQYQQHGSRPRLTPTATPRPPPPDQAGGSSWQQHHTPSFDDLQYYQQQAAFDQWQQQQAPFMGGAGYTQGYTQHTASNPSWGASDQDPEHMEYYSTQQNYVGMQTPPPEPTQETQYDPESGSWIPARITRAPDRFGWTPRATPPPRNPRRRP; encoded by the exons ATGCACGATATGTACCCGATTCAGTCCACAGCCGGTAGTCGACAGCATGCG GGTCAGCTGACTGCAGACTTACAGGATGAAGTCGCTCGGTACACACGTCAAGTGTCCAGTGCGCCTCTTCTGCAGCGTGACCAACATGTGTCATGGTTGAGACGACTCGAGGACAAGCTACGCGGGATCTACTCGGCTATCACGTGCAGCCGTAGTTCCGACGTCGTTCAGCACCACCTCCTTCCACCGCGACCCTCCACACAGCAGCAGCGACGGCCACATCTCACACCGACCGTGACACCCAGACCACCGCCTCCTGGCCGGGCAGGAGGTTCGTCGTGGCAGCAGCACACTCCTTCCGTCGACGACTATCAGTACCAGCAACACGGATCACGGCCTCGTCTCACGCCGACGGCGACACCCAGACCACCACCTCCTGACCAGGCAGGAGGTTCGTCGTGGCAGCAGCATCACACTCCTTCCTTCGACGACTTGCAGTACTATCAGCAGCAAGCTGCTTTCGACCAGTGGCAGCAGCAGCAAGCCCCTTTCATGGGAGGAGCAGGATACACACAGG GATACACGCAGCACACTGCGTCCAATCCTTCATGGGGAGCTAGTGATCAGGATCCTGAGCACATGGAGTATTACAGCACACAGCAGAACTATGTCGGTATGCAGACTCCTCCACCAGAGCCCACACAGGAGACACAGTACGACCCCGAGTCCGGTTCCTGGATCCCTGCTCGCATAACCAGGGCTCCGGACAGGTTCGGTTGGACACCCCGTGCTACGCCGCCCCCACGAAACCCTAGACGCCGTCCATAA